A single window of Macaca mulatta isolate MMU2019108-1 chromosome 9, T2T-MMU8v2.0, whole genome shotgun sequence DNA harbors:
- the MKI67 gene encoding proliferation marker protein Ki-67 isoform X1, translating to MGPTRRLVTIKRSGVDGPHFPLSLSTCLFGRGIECDIRIQLPVVSKQHCKIEIIEQEAILHNFSSTNPTQVNGSVIDEPVQLKHGDVITIIDRSFRYENESFQNGRKSTEFPRKIREQEPARRVSRSSFSPDPDEKAQDSKAYSKITEGKASESPQVHNKNVKEDTADDSKDSVAQGTPNVRSSEHAGYNVRNAADPISGDFKEISRVKLVSHYGELKSVPTTQCLDNSKKNESPFRKLYESMKKELDVKSQKENVLQCCRKSGLQTDYTTEKESAGGLQGETQLLVSCKSRPKSGGSDHAMAEPASPERELDQNKGKRRDVESVQSPSKAAGASFPLCEPAKMKTPVQYSQQQNSPQKHKNKDLYTAGRRESVHLGKREGFKAGDKTLTPRKLSTRNQTPAKVEDTADSAAKPENLSSKTRRSIPTDVEVPPTETEIHNEPFLTLWLTQVERKIQKDSLNKPEKLDTTAGKMCSGLPGLSSVDISNFGDAINESEGIPLKRRRVSFGGHLRPELFDENLPPNTPLKRGETPTKRKSLVTHTPPVLKKIIKEQPQPSGKQESTSEISVEVKAQSLVRSPPAPSPRKTPVANDQRRRSCKAAPASSSRSQTEVPKRGGRKSGNLPSKRASISRSQHDILQMICSKRRSGASEANLIVAKSWADVVKLGAKQTQTKLIKHGPQRSMNKRQRRPATPKKPVGEVHSQFSTGHANSPCTIIIGKAHTEKVHVPARPYRMLNNFVSNQKMDFKEDLSGIAEMFKTPVKEQPQLTSTCHVAISNSENLLGKQVQATNSGEEPLLPTSESFGGNAFFSAQNSAKQPSDKCSASPPLRRQSIRENGNIAKTPRNTYKITSVETKTSDTETEPSKTVSIVNKLRRSMEFRSIQKLPIESKSEETNTDIVERILKRCQKATLLQQRREGEMKEIERPFETYKENIELKENDEKTKAVKRSRRTWGPKCEPTSDLTDLKSLPDTEHTKDTACGQDLLQTQDHAKAAKSEKGKITKMPCQSLQPERINTPTHIKQQLKASLGKVGVKEELLAVGKLTRTSEETTRTHREPAEDGKNIRMFKESPKQILDPAACVTGMKKWPRTPKEEVRSLEDLAGFKELFQTPGPTEESMTKEKTTKIACNSPRPESVDTPTSTRQRPKRGLRKADVEEEFLALRKLTPSAGKTMHTPKPTGGDEKDIKAFMGTPVQKLDLPGTLPGSKRQLQTPKGKAQALEDLAGFKELFQTPVLTEELVAAGKTTKISCKSPQPDPVDTPTSTKQRPKRSLRKADVEGEFLAFRKLTPAAGKAMHIPKPAVGEEKGINTFVGTPVQKLDLTENLTGNKRWPHTPKEKAQALEDLTGFKELFQTPGHTEEAVAAGKTTKMPCKSSPPELADTPTSTRRQPKTPLGKRDVQKELSALKKLTQTTHTDKVPEGEDKSIKAFKETAKQRLDPAASVTGSKRQPRTPKRKAQPLEDLAGLKELFQTPICTDKPTTHEKTTKIACRSPQPDPVDTPTSSKPQSKRSLRKVDVEEEFLALKKRTPSAGKAMHIPKPAVSDEKNINAFVGTPVQKLDLPENLTGSKRRLQTPKEKAQALEDLSGFKELFQTPSHTEESMTNDKTAKVACKSSQPDPDKTPASSKGRLKTSLGKVGVKEELRAVGELTQTSGETTHTHTEPTGDGKSIKAFMESPKQILDSAASLTGSKRQPRTPKGKSEVREDLAGFKELFQTPGHTKESMTNEKTTKISYRSSQPDPVDTPTSSKPQPKRSLRKADVEEEFLAFRKRTPSADKAMHTPKPAGGEEKDINTFTGTPVQKLDLPENLPGSKRRLQTPKEKAQTLEDLTGFRELFQTPCTDNPTTDEKTTKILCKSPQPDPVDTPTSTKQRPKRSLKKADVEEEFLAFRELTPSAGKAMHTPKPAVGEEKVINTFVGTPVQKLDLPGNLPGSKRWPQTTKEKAKALEDLAGFKELFQTPSHTEKSMTDDKITEVYCNSQPDPVKTPTSSKRRLKTSLGKVGVKEEVLPVSKLTQTSGKTTQTHRETAGDGKSIKVFKESAKQMLDPANYGTGMKRWPRTPKEEARSLEDLAGFKELFQTPGPTEESTTDDKTTKIACKSPPPESVDTPTSTRRRPKTPLGKRDVEKELSALKKLTQTTHTDKVPEGEDKSIKALKETAKQRLDPAASVTGSKKQLRTPKRKAQPLEDLAGLKELFQTPLCTDKPTTHEKTTKIACRSPQPDPVDTPTIFKPQSKRSLRKADVEEEFLALRKLTPSVGKAMHTPKPSGGNEKDMKAFLGTPVQKLDLPGNLPRSKRWPQTPKEKAQPLEDLTGFKELFQTPGTDKPTTDEKTTKMPCKSPQPDPADTPASTKQQPKRSLRKADVEEEFLALRKLTPSAGKAMDTPKPAVSDEKNNTFMEILVQNLDLPGNLPGSKRRPQTPKEKAEALEDLAGFKELFQTPGHTEESMTDDKMTEVSCKSPQPESFKTSRSSKQRLKISLVKVDMKEEPLAVNKLTRTSGKTTQTHTQPTGDSKSIKAFKESPKQILDPAANVTGSKRQLRTRKEKASALEDLTGFRELFPAPGHTEQSMTVDKNTTMPCKSPPAEPADTATSTKRYPKTRLRKEVKEELSALERLTQTSGQSTHTHKELASGDEGIKVFKQRAKKKPNPVEEEPSRRRPRAPKEKAQPLEDPAGFKELSEPSGHTQEPLTAGKATKIPCKSPPVEVVDTTASTRRHLRTRVQKVQVKEEPSAVKFTQTSGGTTDADKEPVGEDKGIKAVKESAKQTLAPAASVTGSRRRPRAPRENAQALEDLADFKDPAPGHTEESMTDDKTTKIPCKSSPELVDTATSSKRRPRTRAQKVAVKEELLAVGSLTQTSGETAHTDKEPVGEDKGMKAFKQPVKRKLDAEDVIGSRRRPRAPKEKAQPLEDLASFPELSPTPGHTEELANGAADSFTSAPKKTPDSGKPLKTSRRVLRAPKVEPVADLVSTTDPVKSQSKSNTSLPPLPFKSGGGKDGSATGTKRLRCMPAPEEITEELPASKKQRVAPRARGKSPEPMVIMKRSLRTSAKRIEPVVELNSNNMKTNKEEHKLQDSVPENKGISLRSRRQNKTDVEQQITEVLVLAERIEINRNEMKTSPEMDIQNPDDGAWKPIPRGKVSENKRCLRSVRPNKSSQPKVAEESGGQKSAGVLMQNQEGKGEAGNSDSMCLRSRKTKSQSAASTLESESVQRVTRSVKRCAENPKKAEDIVYVKKIRTRSHRDSEDI from the exons GAGCCAGCACGTCGTGTCTCAAGATCTAGCTTCTCTCCTGACCCTG ATGAGAAAGCTCAAGATTCCAAGGCCTATTCAAAAATCACTGAAGGAAAAGCTTCAGAAAGTCCTCAGGTACATAACAAGAATGTCAAAGAAGACACCGCAGATGACTCAAAAGACAGTGTTGCTCAGGGAACACCTAATGTTCGTTCCTCAGAACATGCTGGATATAATGTCAGAAATGCAGCTGATCCCATTTCCGgggattttaaagaaatttccagGGTAAAATTAGTGAGCCATTACGGCGAATTGAAGTCTGTTCCCACTACGCAATGTCTtgacaatagcaaaaaaaatgaATCTCCCTTTAGGAAGCTTtatgagtcaatgaagaaagaGTTGGATGtaaaatcacaaaaagaaaatgttctacaGTGTTGTAGAAAATCCGGATTACAAACTGAttacacaacagaaaaagaaagtgctGGTGGTTTACAGGGGGAGACCCAACTATTGGTCTCATGTAAGTCAAGACCGAAATCTGGTGGAAGCGACCACGCTATGGCAGAGCCTGCTTCACCTGAACGAGAGCTTGACCAGAACAAGGGGAAGAGAAGAGACGTGGAGTCTGTTCAGAGTCCCAGCAAGGCTGCGGGCGCCAGCTTTCCTCTCTGTGAACCAGCTAAAATGAAGACCCCTGTACAATATTCACAGCAACAAAATTCTCCACAAAAACATAAGAACAAAGACCTGTATACTGCTGGGAGAAGAGAATCTGTGCATCTGGGTAAAAGGGAAGGCTTCAAGGCTGGTGATAAAACTCTTACGCCCAGGAAGCTTTCAACTAGAAATCAAACACCAGCTAAAGTTGAAGACACAGCTGACTCTGCCGCTAAGCCAGAAAATCTCTCTTCCAAAACCAGAAGAAGTATTCCTACAGATGTGGAAGTTCCGCCTACAGAAACTGAAATTCACAATGAGCCATTTTTAACTCTGTGGCTCACTCAGGTTGAAAGGAAGATCCAAAAGGATTCCCTCAACAAGCCTGAGAAATTGGACACTACCGCTGGAAAGATGTGCTCTGGGTTACCTGGTCTTAGTTCAGTTGATATCAGCAACTTTGGTGATGCCATTA ATGAGAGTGAGGGAATACCTTTGAAAAGAAGGCGTGTGTCCTTTGGTGGGCACCTAAGACCTGAATTGTTTGATGAAAACTTGCCTCCTAATACGCCTCTCAAAAGGGGAGAAACCCCAACCAAAAGAAAGTCTCTGGTAACGCACACTCCACCTGTCCTGAAGAAAATCATCAAG GAACAGCCTCAACCATCAGGAAAACAAGAGTCAACTTCAGAAATCAGTGTGGAAGTGAAGGCACAAAGCTTGGTTAGAAGCCCTCCAGCTCCTAGTCCTAGGAAAACTCCAGTTGCCAATGATCAACGCCGCAGGTCCTGCAAAGCAGCCCCTGCTTCCAGCAGCAGATCTCAGACAGAGGTTCCtaagagaggagggagaaagagcgGCAACCTGCCTTCAAAGAGAGCATCTATCAGCCGAAGTCAACAtgatattttacagatgatatgTTCCAAAAGAAGAAGTGGTGCTTCGGAAGCCAATCTAATTG TTGCAAAATCATGGGCAGATGTAGTAAAACTTGGtgcaaaacaaacacaaactaaACTCATAAAACATGGTCCTCAAAGGTCAATGAACAAAAGGCAAAGAAGACCTGCTACTCCGAAG AAGCCTGTGGGCGAAGTTCACAGTCAATTTAGTACAGGCCATGCAAACTCTCCTTGTACCATAATAATAGGGAAGGCTCATACTGAAAAAGTACATGTGCCTGCTCGACCCTACAGAATGCTCAACAACTTTGTTTCCAACCAAAAAATGGACTTTAAGGAAGATCTTTCAG GAATAGCTGAAATGTTCAAGACCCCAGTGAAGGAGCAACCACAGTTGACAAGCACATGTCATGTCGCTATTTCAAATTCAGAGAATTTGCTTGGAAAACAAGTTCAAGCAACTAATTCAGGAGAAGAACCTCTGCTGCCCACCTCAGAGAGTTTTG gaGGAAATGCGTTCTTCAGTGCACAGAATTCAGCAAAACAGCCATCTGATAAATGCTCTGCAAGCCCTCCCTTAAGACGGCAGTCTattagagaaaatggaaatatagcaAAAACTCCCAGGAACACCTACAAAATAACTTCCGTGGAGACGAAAACTTCAGATACTGAGACAGAGCCTTCAAAAACAGTATCCATCGTAAACAAGTTAAGAAGGTCTATGGAGTTCAGAAGTATACAGAAGCTACCTATAGAAAGTAAGAGTGAAGAAACAAATACAGACATTGTTGAGCGCATCCTAAAAAGATGTCAGAAGGCAACACTACTACaacaaaggagagaaggagagatgaAGGAAATAGAAAGACCTTTTGAGACATATAAGGAAAAtattgaattaaaagaaaatgatgaaaagacGAAAGCAGTGAAGAGATCAAGAAGAACTTGGGGTCCGAAATGTGAACCAACGTCTGATCTGACAGACCTCAAGAGCTTGCCTGATACAGAACACACGAAAGACACGGCATGTGGCCAGGATCTCCTCCaaacccaagatcatgccaaGGCAGCAAAGAGTGAGAAGGGCAAAATCACTAAAATGCCCTGCCAGTCATTACAACCAGAACGAATAAACACCCCAACACACATAAAACAACAGCTGAAGGCATCCCTGGGGAAAGTGGGTGTGAAAGAAGAGCTCTTAGCAGTCGGCAAGCTCACACGGACGTCAGAGGAAACCACGCGCACACACAGAGAGCCAGCAGAAGATGGCAAGAACATCAGAATGTTTAAGGAGTCTCCAAAGCAGATCCTGGACCCAGCAGCCTGTGTAACTGGAATGAAGAAGTGGCCAAGAACGCCTAAGGAAGAGGTGCGATCACTAGAAGACCTGGCCGGCTTCAAAGAGCTCTTCCAGACACCAGGTCCCACTGAGGAATCAATGACTAAAGAGAAAACTACCAAAATAGCCTGCAATTCTCCACGACCAGAATCAGTGGACACTCCAACAAGCACAAGGCAACGGCCTAAGAGAGGTCTCAGGAAAGCAGATGTAGAGGAAGAATTCTTAGCACTCAGGAAACTAACACCATCAGCAGGGAAAACCATGCACACACCCAAACCAACAGGAGGTGATGAGAAAGATATTAAAGCTTTTATGGGAACTCCAGTGCAGAAACTGGACCTGCCAGGAACTTTACCTGGCAGCAAGAGACAGCTGCAAACTCCCAAGGGAAAGGCCCAGGCTCTAGAAGACCTGGCTGGCTTTAAAGAACTATTCCAGACTCCTGTTCTTACTGAGGAATTAGTGGCTGCCGGCAAAACCACTAAAATATCCTGCAAATCTCCACAGCCAGACCCAGTGGACACCCCAACAAGCACAAAGCAACGGCCCAAGAGAAGTCTCAGGAAAGCAGATGTAGAGGGAGAATTCTTAGCATTCAGGAAACTAACACCGGCAGCCGGCAAAGCCATGCACATACCTAAACCAGCAGTAGGTGAAGAGAAAGGCATCAACACATTTGTGGGAACTCCAGTGCAGAAACTGGACCTGACAGAGAACTTAACTGGCAACAAGAGATGGCCACATACTCCTAAGGAAAAGGCCCAGGCTCTGGAAGACCTGACTGGCTTTAAAGAGCTCTTCCAGACACCTGGTCATACTGAGGAAGCAGTGGCTGCTGGCAAAACTACTAAAATGCCCTGCAAATCTTCTCCACCAGAATTAGCAGACACCCCAACAAGCACAAGAAGGCAGCCCAAGACACCTTTGGGGAAAAGGGATGTACAGAAAGAGCTCTCAGCCCTGAAGAAGctcacacagaccacacacacagacaaagtACCAGAAGGTGAGGATAAAAGCATCAAAGCGTTTAAGGAAACTGCAAAACAGAGACTGGACCCAGCAGCAAGTGTAACTGGTAGCAAGAGGCAGCCGAGAACTCCTAAGAGAAAAGCCCAACCCCTAGAAGACCTGGCTGGCTTGAAAGAGCTCTTCCAGACACCAATATGCACTGACAAGCCCACGACTCATGAGAAAACTACCAAAATAGCCTGCAGATCTCCACAACCAGACCCAGTGGACACACCAACAAGCTCCAAGCCACAGTCCAAGAGAAGTCTCAGGAAAGTGGATGTAGAAGAAGAATTCTTAGCACTCAAGAAACGAACGCCATCAGCAGGCAAAGCCATGCACATACCCAAACCAGCAGTAAGTGATGAGAAAAATATCAATGCATTTGTGGGAACTCCAGTGCAGAAACTGGACCTCCCAGAGAACTTAACTGGCAGCAAGAGACGGCTACAAACTCCCAAGGAAAAGGCCCAGGCTCTAGAAGACCTGTCTGGCTTTAAAGAGCTCTTCCAGACACCAAGTCACACTGAGGAATCAATGACTAATGATAAAACTGCCAAAGTAGCCTGCAAATCTTCACAACCAGACCCAGACAAAACCCCAGCAAGCTCCAAGGGACGGCTGAAGACATCCCTGGGGAAAGTGGGCGTGAAAGAAGAGCTCCGAGCAGTTGGCGAGCTCACACAGACATCAGGGgagactacacacacacacacagagccaacAGGAGATGGTAAGAGCATCAAAGCATTTATGGAGTCTCCAAAGCAGATCTTAGATTCAGCAGCAAGTCTAACTGGCAGCAAGAGGCAACCGAGAACGCCTAAGGGAAAGTCTGAAGTCCGTGAAGACCTGGCCGGCTTCAAAGAGCTCTTCCAGACACCTGGTCACACTAAGGAATCAATGACTAACGAAAAAACTACCAAAATATCCTACAGATCTTCACAACCAGACCCGGTGGACACCCCAACAAGCTCCAAGCCACAGCCCAAGAGAAGTCTCAGGAAAGCAGATGTTGAAGAAGAATTTTTAGCATTTAGGAAACGAACACCATCAGCAGACAAAGCCATGCACACACCCAAACCAGCAGGAGGTGAAGAGAAAGACATCAACACATTTACGGGAACTCCAGTGCAGAAACTAGACCTGCCAGAAAATTTACCTGGCAGCAAGAGACGGCTACAAACTCCTAAGGAAAAGGCTCAGACTCTAGAAGACCTGACTGGGTTCAGAGAGCTTTTCCAGACACCATGCACTGATAACCCCACGACTGATGAGAAAACTACCAAAATACTCTGCAAATCTCCACAACCGGACCCAGTGGACACCCCAACAAGCACAAAACAACGGCCCAAGAGAAGCCTCAAGAAAGCAGACGTAGAGGAAGAATTTTTAGCATTCAGGGAACTAACACCATCAGCAGGCAAAGCCATGCACACGCCTAAACCAGCAGTAGGTGAAGAGAAAGTCATCAACACATTTGTGGGGACTCCAGTGCAGAAACTGGACCTGCCAGGAAATTTACCTGGCAGCAAGAGATGGCCACAGACTACTAAAGAAAAGGCCAAGGCTCTAGAAGACCTGGCTGGCTTCAAAGAGCTCTTCCAGACACCAAGTCACACTGAGAAATCAATGACTGACGACAAAATCACAGAAGTATACTGCAATTCACAACCAGACCCAGTCAAAACCCCAACAAGCTCCAAGCGACGACTCAAGACATCCTTGGGGAAAGTAGGCGTGAAAGAAGAGGTCCTACCAGTCAGCAAACTCACACAGACGTCAGGGAAGACCAcgcagacacacagagagacagcaGGAGATGGAAAGAGCATCAAAGTGTTTAAGGAATCTGCAAAGCAGATGCTGGACCCAGCAAACTATGGAACTGGGATGAAGAGGTGGCCAAGAACACCTAAGGAAGAGGCGCGATCACTAGAAGACCTGGCCGGCTTCAAAGAGCTCTTCCAGACACCAGGTCCCACTGAGGAATCAACGACTGATGACAAAACTACCAAAATAGCCTGCAAATCTCCACCACCAGAATCAGTGGACACCCCAACAAGCACAAGAAGGCGGCCCAAAACGCCTTTGGGGAAAAGGGATGTAGAGAAAGAGCTCTCAGCCCTGAAGAAGctcacacagaccacacacacagacaaagtACCAGAAGGTGAGGATAAAAGCATCAAAGCGTTAAAGGAAACTGCAAAACAGAGACTGGACCCAGCAGCAAGTGTAACTGGTAGCAAGAAGCAGCTGAGAACTCCTAAGAGAAAAGCCCAACCCCTAGAAGACCTGGCTGGCTTGAAAGAGCTCTTTCAGACACCACTATGCACTGACAAGCCCACGACTCATGAGAAAACTACCAAAATAGCCTGCAGATCTCCACAACCAGACCCAGTGGACACCCCAACAATCTTCAAGCCACAGTCCAAGAGAAGTCTCAGGAAAGCAGATGTAGAGGAAGAATTCTTAGCACTCAGGAAGCTAACACCGTCAGTAGGGAAAGCCATGCACACGCCCAAACCATCAGGAGGCAATGAGAAAGACATGAAAGCATTTCTGGGAACTCCAGTGCAGAAATTGGACCTGCCAGGAAATTTACCTCGCAGCAAGAGATGGCCACAAACTCCTAAGGAAAAGGCCCAGCCTCTGGAAGATCTGACTGGCTTCAAAGAGCTCTTCCAGACACCAGGCACTGACAAGCCCACGACTGATGAGAAAACTACCAAAATGCCCTGCAAATCTCCACAACCAGACCCAGCAGACACCCCAGCAAGCACAAAGCAACAGCCCAAAAGAAGTCTCAGGAAAGCAGACGTAGAGGAAGAATTTTTAGCACTCAGGAAACTAACGCCGTCAGCAGGCAAAGCCATGGACACACCCAAACCAGCAGTAAGTGAtgagaaaaataacacatttatggAAATTCTAGTGCAGAACCTGGACCTGCCAGGAAATTTACCTGGCAGCAAGAGACGGCCACAAACTCCTAAGGAAAAGGCTGAGGCTCTAGAAGACCTGGCTGGCTTCAAAGAGCTCTTCCAGACACCAGGTCACACTGAGGAATCAATGACTGATGACAAAATGACAGAAGTATCATGCAAATCTCCACAGCCAGAGTCATTCAAAACCTCAAGAAGCTCCAAGCAAAGGCTCAAGATATCCCTGGTGAAAGTGGACATGAAAGAAGAGCCCCTAGCGGTCAACAAGCTCACACGGACGTCAGGGAAGActacgcaaacacacacacagccaacaggAGATAGTAAGAGCATCAAAGCATTTAAGGAGTCTCCAAAGCAGATCCTGGACCCAGCAGCAAATGTAACTGGTAGCAAGAGGCAGCTGAGAACTCGTAAGGAAAAGGCCAGTGCTCTAGAAGACCTGACTGGCTTCAGAGAACTCTTCCCAGCACCAGGTCACACTGAACAGTCAATGACTGTTGACAAAAACACAACAATGCCCTGCAAATCTCCCCCAGCAGAACCAGCAGACACTGCCACGAGCACAAAGAGATACCCCAAGACACGTCTCAGGAAAGAAGTGAAAGAGGAGCTCTCAGCACTTGAGAGGCTCACACAAACATCAGggcaaagcacacacacacacaaagaattagCAAGTGGTGATGAAGGCATCAAAGTATTTAAACAACGTGCAAAGAAGAAACCGAACCCAGTAGAAGAGGAACCCAGCAGGAGAAGGCCAAGAGCACCTAAGGAAAAGGCCCAACCCCTAGAAGACCCGGCCGGCTTCAAAGAGCTCTCTGAACCATCAGGTCACACTCAGGAACCACTGACTGCTGGCAAAGCCACTAAAATACCCTGCAAATCTCCCCCAGTAGAAGTAGTAGACACCACAGCAAGCACAAGGAGGCATCTCAGGACACGTGTGCAGAAGGTACAAGTAAAAGAAGAGCCTTCAGCAGTTAAGTTCACACAAACATCAGGGGGAACCACGGACGCAGATAAAGAACCAGTAGGTGAAGATAAAGGCATCAAAGCAGTGAAGGAATCTGCAAAACAGACACTGGCTCCAGCAGCAAGTGTAACTGGCAGCAGGAGACGGCCAAGAGCACCCAGGGAAAATGCCCAAGCCCTAGAGGACCTGGCTGACTTCAAAGACCCAGCACCGGGTCACACTGAAGAATCAATGACTGATGACAAAACCACTAAAATACCCTGCAAATCATCACCAGAACTAGTAGACACTGCAACAAGTTCAAAGAGACGGCCCAGGACACGTGCCCAGAAAGTAGCAGTGAAGGAGGAGCTGTTAGCAGTCGGCAGTCTCACACAAACATCAGGGGAGACCGCGCACACCGACAAAGAGCCGGTAGGCGAGGACAAAGGCATGAAAGCATTTAAGCAACCTGTAAAGCGGAAGCTGGACGCAGAAGATGTAATTGGCAGCAGGAGACGGCCAAGAGCACCTAAGGAAAAGGCCCAACCCCTAGAAGATCTGGCCAGCTTCCCAGAGCTCTCTCCAACACCAGGCCACACTGAGGAACTGGCAAATGGTGCTGCTGATAGCTTTACAAGCGCTCCAAAGAAAACACCTGACAGTGGAAAACCTCTAAAAACATCCAGAAGAGTTCTTCGGGCCCCTAAAGTAGAACCCGTGGCAGACCTGGTAAGTACCACAGACCCTGTAAAATCACAGAGCAAAAGCAACACTTCCCTGCCCCCACTGCCCTTCAAGAGCGGAGGTGGCAAAGATGGAAGCGCCACAGGAACCAAGAGGCTGCGCTGCATGCCTGCGCCGGAGGAGATCACGGAGGAGCTGCCAGCCAGCAAGAAGCAGAGGGTTGCTCCCAGGGCGAGAGGCAAATCACCGGAACCCATGGTCATCATGAAGAGAAGTTTGAGGACTTCTGCAAAAAGAATTGAACCTGTGGTAGAGCTGAACAGCAACAACATGAAAACCAACAAAGAGGAACACAAATTACAAGACTCGGTCCCTGAAAATAAG GGAATATCCCTGCGCTCCAGACGCCAAAATAAGACTGATGTAGAACAGCAAATAACTGAGGTCCTGGTATTAGcagaaagaatagaaataaacagaaatgaaatg